ATCATTACCATTGTTACCATTATTGCCATTACCGTCACTGCCGCCATCGATTTCTCCCAAAAGTTCTTCTAAAGGCTTAAGGGAAAGTTTACCCTTTAGATCATCTAATAAATCTCCTAAGGCTTCCCAATCTTTCTTCTCCATTAAATCACTTATTCTTTCTAGTGTTTCTTGATCTAAGGGAAGATTTTTTAAGGATTCTATCCTTTCCATTATTTCTTCTAAATTATTGTTGGGATTAGGTTGATCTAATAGTTCTTCTAACCTATCTATAACATCTAAACCTTCTTTCAATTCTTCCATTTTTTCTAAAAGGAGTTCCTGCCATTCCCTCATTAACAGCTCTAACTCCTCCATATTTTTGCTGTTTTCCATTAGTTCTTTAATCAACTCTAATTCTTCGATTAAATCCTTATAAATTTCTTCATCTAATTCTATTAGATACTGAAGATCTTCCTCAATTTCTTCAATAACTTCTTTTTTCTTATCTTCAAAGAAACTATCCCTGTCAATCCCTTCACTTAAAAGGGGAAGGGATAGGAAAATTACTGTCAATAGAAGTGATACCAGCCCTTTTTTGGCAATACCCTTCATATCAAGGTTTATTTGAAGGGGAGATCTTTTGACAAACTCCTCTACTTCCCTTTTCATTTCCCAGAACAAAGGATTCCTTTGGCTATCTGGTTTTTCAGTAAATTCCAGATAAGTTAAAATCCTCTCTTTACTTCCTAGCTTACCATCTAAAAAGGTGGCTATTTCTGAAACTTTAGGCCTCCTTTTATAAAAATGGTAGCCTAAGTAAAGGATAAGGGTGAAATTACCCAAGTAAATTACTCCCAAAGGAAGTGCTACTAAAAAGAGAGAAATAAAGGTAAAGAGAATATTTAGCAAAAGGACACCACTAATTATTCCTAAAAGGGATTCACACCAATATTTTAGTAAAATTTTGTTAACTACCGGTTTTAGCCTTGCTAATTCTCCAGGCCATTTCATTTTTTACCCACTCCTCTTCCCCTTTTTGAGAGGGTTTACTTCCTTTGAAGCCCAATAGAGGGCTAAACCACTTAAAATAATATTGATACTACCGGACAATGCCCAAAACTTTACCCCTTGTAATATCCCTGTAAAGGGATACTTACCACCACTTATAGCTTTAAAAACCTCCCCTACTTCTGGGTATAAAAATTCTGCAATACTCCCTGGATTTAGCAAGAGAAAATAAGGGAAAGGTAAGGGTAAATTTCTAACTTGGGTTAACCCCGCTATAATAGTAGTTATAATCACAGTTAAACCTAAGAACATCAAAGCCAAAACATAACTTACAATAACAGCCGGTTGACTTTTTTTGAATTTAGAAGAAAGGAAAGTATAATAACCACCGTAGACAAAGGCGGTATAGAGATAAATAAGGACTAACTTGACCAGTTCTCCCACCGTCACTCCCCCTAGTAAAAACACTAGACCGTATACAGGAAGGGAAGCAAAAATCAATAATACCACATTATTTAAGGCAGAAAATAGTTTTCCACTTATAATGTTCATTGGTGTTAGTTGGGTACAAACTAAAAGATCAAAGGTTTGCCGTTCTTTCTCCGCTGTTATGGAATTGGAGGTGAACCCTGGCACAATAAAGTAAATCATTAAAAACTGGATGATACTCAAAAATATAAATAGATTTCTTCCCACTTCTGATAAATCCACTCCACCATATTGTAAACTCCAATAGGCAGTGGCGAAAAACATCGTCCCTAATCCCCCTAAAATCACCAAGTATATGGCGATTAAGGCAAAGGTCCGCCAATTCCTCATTTTCAGCCGGGATTCATTTGTCAGTATAGGGTTTACTCTAACCTTCACCGCCATTCACCTCCGTAAGCTCCATAAAGATCTCCTCAAGATTTTGCCTTTGAGGGTTAAAGGAAAGAACTAAAAACTTCTCCGCCATCTCTTTAAGTAGCACAGCCATTTCCCTTTCATCTCCAGAAAATGTCACTTCAAAATCTCCTAAGTTGTTGATATCTACATTGACAACTTTATGTTGTTCTAATAACCACAATTTAGCCCTCTCTAAATCTTCTAAAACTTTAATCTGAACTAAAGTGTTTCCTTGAACTTGGGATAGGACCTTATCCATAGGACCGATAATTGGCATTTTACCATCGACAATAATTCCTACATGGGTACAAAGTTGGGATAACTCTAGTAGGATGTGGGAACTGATGATAATTGTTTTCCCCATTTTTTGTAACTCTTTTAAGATATTCCTTAACTCCACCCTGGCCCTAGGATCTAAACCAGATGCCGGTTCATCGAGGATCAATACCTCTGGCTGGTGGATTAAAGTCCGGGCTAAACACAACCGCTGTTTCATCCCCCGGGAGAGGTTATTGACAAAATCATCCCTCTTATGGCCAAGGCCCACCAATTCCAATAAATCAGGGATAACTTTCCGGACATCTATCAGATTCAAACCATAGGCTTCCCCATAAAACTCTAAGTATTCTGAAACCCTTAAATCGTCGTAAACACCGAAAAAGTCCGGCATATATCCCAACATCTTCCGGGATTCCTTAATATCTTTATAAAGGTCTTGCCCTCCTAAAAAAATGTTCCCCGATGTTTTGGTGAGAAGGGTAGCCATTATCCTCATAGTTGTAGTCTTCCCCGCTCCATTGGGTCCAATCAAACCAAAAATACTGCCCTTTTCTATTTCAAAACTAATATCATTTACTGCTGTGAAATTTCCGTAGTTTTTAACTAAATTCTCTATTTTAAACATTACTGGCCACCTCCCACTACCGACAACTTAAAGGAATGGGGATTAATATCTACACTTGCCCCTTGACTAACTAAAAGTTTAACTTTAACTACATTTCCTAATAAATAATTTTCCGCCTTTCCCAGGTTGACCATACCTCCTAAAGATAATTCCTTCCATTCTCCCTGAATATCTAATATTTGTAATTTGACATTACCATAATGGTAAAGTTCCGTAGATAGAACTAAACCATTACCACTGTAATCTAATCCAGAAGGTAAGGTGAAAACCACTTCAACCTCTCCATCTCCTCGAACAAAATGGGCATTTCCCCATTTGGTATAGTCAGCAGCTTTGACTTTAGTTACCACTCCCGGGAGATTCCGGATACCGGTTATTTCCCGATAATCCACATTGATGGCATTTTGGTATAACAGATAAATATTTAACCCTTCTGTTCCTTTAGATTGGCGAATAGTAACAGGAGATAAGGTATCTTCAAAGGCAATAAAGGTAACCATCCCTTCCGCTAATCTTTCCCCTATCTCTGAGAACATCCACCTATTAGGACTGTTATACCTTTGGAATAAAAAGTTGTAATCGATATTTCTCGTACCTGAAGTTAAAGTATAACTCTTCTTTTCTCCCCCTTTTATCTCCCCTAAGGAATGCCACTCTCCTCCAATTTGGATAAAGGAGGCAAAATAGTCAGCTTCTGATTTATTTTCCACCACCACTTCTTTTTTATAGTGAAATATATCTACTGAAACCACAGGAGCTTTTTTATTAACTACCTTTGTCACATGGACCCTCTGATTAGACCAGATCCTTCCCTCCGATAAATCAAAGTACTTATTGTTTACTAAGGAAATACCATTAGTTAAAGGGGTTAAAGTCAAACCATCTTCAACCTCCACCCTTTTCTCCCTAGAAGAAGGTAAGAAAATGCTAATATAGCTATCTACAAAGGCTTGATTTTCATCTAGATATTCAATAATACTAACTTGGGTATCGACGATTTCTTTACTCCGCCCTGTACTTCCGATAATAAACAAAGAGGTGGTAAAGAAAATGGCAAGTAAAGGAACAGTCAACCAACCGAAATCCCACTTTTTCCACTTTCTCAATAAATAAAAATTAAGGGGCCCGATAACTAAAATATAGATTATTAAACCTAAGGCTAAAAACCCTGGTTTCAAAAAGGTAAGATTAAAATCACCTTTACTAAAAACATTCCTTAAATCCCTAAGTAGCCCTAACCTATAGATATTGTTCTGTAAATGGTTTTCTGAAGTATTAGGTAAAATGTATGACCAAAATCCAGTAAAGAATTGGGGTTTAGTAAACACATTATCTGTTAAAGGAATTGCAGAAAAAATAACAGTACCTCGACCTAAGTCTTTTTTAACCAATATAGGGAGTCCATCATGCTCTAACAATACATCACCTAAAGGTTCTCCCTTTAAGTACAATACCTCCTCTGTAACGTCAAAGAGGTCTATTTCTTTTATCTCACTACCGGTAACCCTATAGGGCAGGAAATCAAAACCGGTATTATTAGCACCTATTACCAAGGTACCTCCCCTTTTAACCCAAAGCTCAATATTTTCCTTGTGGGCACCGGTTAAATTAAAATCTTTCGAATCATCGATAACAATCATTGAGAAATTCTGTAAAGGTAAAAAGTTATTAAAATCCTCCCCTTTTAAAGTTACCAGACTTTCTCTTCCTAAGGTTTTTAATAAATTATACCTTTCTACCCTAGAACCTATAATCCCCACCTTTTCAGTACTAGGGTTCCACATAACAGATAGATTTCTCTTAGTAACCTCTCTCCCCCTAGAATCTACAACCTGTATAACCACATCGTTGTATGAGCTGTCTAAAAAATTAGGAGGAAGGGAAAAGTCTAAGGTTACTTTTTTCCCACTTTGGATAAAAACCTCTTGGATAACTTTACTTCGGTAGTCCAGGATGACACTACCGGCAAAATCCCTATCTCCTTTATTAGTTATAGTTACTTCTATTTTGTTCCACCGTTCATAAATGATAGGCTCATTAACAAAGTTAGTCACTACTTTTAACTCTAAATCGGCAGCATATACCCGTTCTATTCCTATAAAGGAAAGGAGCATACAAACTACAATTATATAAAAGATTACCTTTTTCAAGTAAATTCCCCCTTAAGCTTTCTACTTTTAGTGTATAACAAAAAATGTAAAAAAGCTATGAATTTTTTATTAAGTTTTGAAAAAGAAAAGACAAAGTCTTGTAGAAGTGGACTTTATCTTTTAACTAACCTACTATGATAATTAATAAATATCTATATCTACAATCGGTGGCAATTTAATATCACCTAAAACCTGTAAGATAAGTTTTCCATTACCACCAATTTCTCTAATAGAACCCCTTTCCATTATAAAATCATGGGATGTTTTAATTAAAATATTGCCACTATGGTTTGCTTTATGTTTTAAAAGTAAGTGGGAGTCTGTCAAAGCTATAGTTCTATTTCCAGCTAAAAAATTATCCCTTTGGGTATCTAAAATAATGTCAGAGGCAATAATTTGGGTCTCCCAAATATTTATCCTCCCTTTAGGGGCTAAGGTTAACCTACCTCCCCCATTTATTCCATTATTTTTTTGAATATTGATATTTCCCCTACCTTCTGTTGTGATTATAACATCTCCCTCTGTCTTTATTGCTATATCTTCTCCAATTCTTTCATGAAAAGTTATACTTCCCTCTCTACTGTTAATTGTTATATCTGTGGAATTTAATCCAACAATTTTTCCAGCAAAATGGATACTTTTACAAACATTCCAGTTAATCCTTTGATCTCCAGTTAATTCTAGTTGAATATTTCTAGGAAAATAAAGGGAGCCTCCTTCTAAAGGTATAAGGTTTAAATCCTCATCGTAAATTCCTCGTGCGGTATCTAAATCATATAGTTGTTCTAAATTTAACCTTACATCTGTTCCTTCATCATAAACCCCATTGCCATTTAAATCGACCCAAGGAAAGTGTCCATCTTTCCAATCATTTCCCCTAATATATATAGTTTGACTAGATATCTCTCTACCCCGTAAACCAAAGGCATCAACGGGAACTACTGTAAAAATCGCAAACCGGTTAGGATAATTTTTATAGTTCGAAAAAATTTTTCCTGTACTAACTAAAGTATAATCTTGGGGAAATTGGGGATCTACTATCCCTTCCCTAGAAACATACCATTGGTAGAGGGATAAATAGTAGGGATTATCTCCTTCTTCTACCTGATAAAAACCTTCAATTAAAGGATTTTTATCAATATCTGCAGTAAAATTGTTAGGGTCTGTGCTGATTTGAATATTTACCCCTTTAGCTACAGGGGGATTCTTTTTCCTTCTAAGGGTTAACTGCCTTGAAATATAAAATGTAATGGAACTGTTATTTTTTAAATTAACTTCCCCTTTAGATAGAGAAACCTTTTTACCAAATAATTCTATTTCCTCTTTTTCTAAACTAGGATTTTCTTCTAGAGTCCTCCTTTTAATTTCTGTAATTTCCCTTTCAATCTCCCCTTGTATTTCAAAGGCTTTTTCTGTCAAAGTCTTCCCTTCCTGCAGTGTTATAAGCTGGCTGTAAAAGGCAGGAATAGCAGCTAAAATTACAATACTCAAAATCAATATCGCTATTATTACTTCTAATAGGGTAAAACCTTTTTTCCCCATCTTCTTTCCCTCCATCTAAGGGCCAAAGATATGCCATTGTTCCCTGATAATAATATTGATAATTTCTTCAAAAACGACCTCTAATTCTATAGCATCACCGGCTTCATAATAACTGCCACCACATAGCTCTGCAATCCTTTTTGACCTATCAATTTCATTTCTTACTGCGGAAAAACCTATTACAAAGGTTTCTATATCTAAACCACCATTGACTATTAAATTTTCTGCAACATGTTCTACATATTTCATGTTGTTATCTACATTAATTTCTGGTTCTAACATCCCAGTCCCTATTATTTGATTACCATATATTTGAAATGGAACAATGTTCCAAAGTGGCTCACTTACCCAACCTGGGGAGTCAGTAAAACTATGATTATTACTAAAATTACTGGTAGATCTTACATATATTTGACCTCCAGACCGACTTCTACTATTAGTTACCCGTAAAAAGACATTTTCGTCAACATTGCCATCAGCTAAAAGAAAATGGTTAGGGTTTTGGAAATTTTGGGTACGGGTAGACCAATAATTGTTATAACCAGGCCACTGTCTAATTCTAACGGAATCATTTTGAGGTATTACACTGGAAAAAGTGGGATTACCATCAACCAGTAAAATCATGTAATTACTAATATTCCTGCCAGTATTTAGATGGTTAAAGTTCTTTAACTGATAATAAGCCCTTCTCATTCCGTCTCCTGTATTAGTTCCACCAAAGGCAATTAATCCATTTATTTGATTTATAAGGATTTGTTTTTGCTGAGGATCTGCTGGACGGTAGAAATTCCCTGGATTATTTGCTGAGGTTGAGAAGGGAATTAAACTAATATAAAGGTTTTCCATTGTAGAGAAATTTTCAATCAGTTTTTTTGCTTCTTCTTTTAAAATGTCTATCCGCCTGTTAGGATAATTGGCATTTCTACCCCACATATCCCAAGCCATACTTCCAGAGACATCAAGGACCATAGTGATAGCTACCAAATCTGTGGTTTCTTCAATTATATTAATTTCCGGTGTTGGTCGCTCATCGTCACGATATGCTATAACGGTAGCAAAGGAAAAATCATCACCTCTATCTACTACCTGCAAAGAATTTAAGGCTTCTAATTGGGTATTTATAACTACTTTTTGTTTTGGATTATTTTGTAAATATCCCTCTAATGTAAAGTTTATTAAATTCCCTTCCCCTTCCTCTTTTCGAAAATAGAGGTTGTAGATTATATTATCCTTTTTTTCAACAACTGGAATTTTAAAATGTTTGTATCTACCTGTGGTGCTATCCTTTGCCCAAAGGTAATGGACTATTTCGCTCCGATCTTCTCCTACAGTAAAATAACTCCAACCTTCCCTTAAATCATTATGATTAAAATTTTCTTCCTTTAAGGTAAAGATAGCTGTTGCATTTCTAACTTGACTATTTACTAATTGTGCAGCCCTTCTCATATCTGATTGTAAGTTAAATTCATCTAAGACTAAATTTTGAGATTTTAAAGTAAAGTTTATCGCCGGGTAAGCCATTAATAAGACTAAACTGAAAATCCCTATTGCTAGGATAAGTTCAATTAGGGTAAATCCTTTATTTTTCACACCTTTCACCCCCTTAATTTATCCATCGCTGATTTTCCGGATTCTCTTTTTCAAACTCCAGTATAACTTTATTTTCTATCCCGGTATTTTTATAACTACCTATCCCCTGAATTACAACCCAATCCCTGTTACCCCTCTTTATTTGCCATACTTCTACTACCACTTTACCATCGGCTAATTCTATGGTCTCTGGTCCTAATTTACCTAGATTGTCTAAGTTTTCCAACAACTGACCATTGTCAGCCCATAAAGCCTCATAAGCAATTTCTATTCCCGACCGGGCTAGGTAATGGGCTTTTAAATAATTTTCTTGATATTTTACCATCATAATATTGTTGGAGGTTATATTATATATAGATAAAGAGATAATTGCTATCACCAGCACCGCTATAATAACCAAAGGCAATGCCGCCCCTTTATCCTTTAAAAGATCCATCTAAATCACATCCCTTCTAAAATTAAATCTACTTACCAATAATGATAAGCACATTTAATTTTAGGGAAGGTTTGCCCTTCCCTAAGGTGTTTGGTTATTGTGCTGGACGTACTTCAACTTTAATGTTTACAGCTTGATTTGCATTTGTAACAGTATTACCGTCATCATCAAGACCTATTATTTCCCAATGTGTTTTACCTGTTTGTTGTGGTTCATTTAGTTCTACGAGTTTTTCAAGTTCAGATATACCTATATCATTATTTTCTCTATCCTTAGGTGCTCCTGTACTCCCCCATTTAGCATCATTACCATCAAATTCTATAGTCTTCCCAACAAACTCACTTAACGAAATATTCTCACTAGCTGCCAATAGCTTAATTGCATTTTCGATACTTTTTGCAGTAGCTTCATCGGCTCTTACCTTAGCCCTATCAGTGAAACCAGTTAACCTAGGAACTGCGATTAGAGCTAAAATTCCGATAATAGCGATTACGATAATTAGCTCCATTAAAGTAAAACCTTTTTTGTTGTTTAAGTGTTTGTAAAAAAATCTTAACATTTTACTCTTCCTCCTTTTGTTTTTTCTTTTCTCCTATTAATACTTTCGACCTATTTCCCTAAAATCCTGCTGGGCTTAATAATTTTTTAGAAAAATGAAAAGTATAAGAAAATGAGTCTTTCTCCTAAAAAGTATGCGACTATTGTACCTAAAGACAAATAGGGACCAAAGGGTATTGCTTTTTTTCTACTTTCTCCTTTAAGTAAAAGAAAGGTTCCTATTACTCCTCCTATAAAGAAGGCTAGTAAAACTGCTACAATCCCTTTAGCTATACCTAAATAAAGTCCTAATGTAAAGGCTAGCTTGATGTCACCTCCCCCCATACCCCCTTTTGAAACTACTGCTATTAGGAAAAAAGCAGTAAAGAACAGTATTGCAGAAAGGAAATGGCTATAAAGACCTTTGTATAACAGATAAGGGAAATAGGCTAGGATAAGGTATATATTGAATAGATCCGGAATTGTCATTGTCCGGAGATCTATTACAGTTATTGCAACTAATACCATAAACAAATTATAGTAGATAATACCTTCAATCCAACTTGTCGAAAAATTAAAGGTTATTAAGGCTAAAATACCTCCTAAAAGCTCTATTAAAGGGTAAATTGGCGATATTTTTTCTCCACAATTAAAACAGCTACCCTTGGTCAAGAAATAACCTATAACAGGTATTAGGTAAAGGATGGGAATCCTTTTTTTACAGTTAGGACAACTGGAAGGGGGATAAATAATTGACTGCCCTTCAGGTATCCTATAGATACAAACATTTAGAAAACTTCCTATACAAGTTCCTAATAAAAATAAGAATAGATTATACATTTTTCCTCCCCTAGTAAAACTTCTCTCCGTAAACTCTTAATGTCAAATTTACAGAACCTAAGTTTTTGTCACCACTAAAATTATAATTTTCTATCTGAACAATCCTTTCATTTCCCTCAATCCCTTGTAGTAAATTATAAACAGAGTTATAGTCACCTCTAAATGTTAAATTTAACTGTAAATAACTAGGCTGACCGTTGACTATTTGCATCTGAATATTAGGTTCATCTATTCCATTAGCTTGGAAAATATTCTCTATCCACAAAAGAACTTCCGGTATATAACCTTCTTCCGGTAATCTTTTCCTTAAATCTTCTAGCTGATAATCCCCATAATTTGTTTTTAAGGAATTGTAACGGACTAAATGAAGGTTTAAATTACTTTCTTTCATCTCCAAAGTTTCTAATTTGCTTTGATACTCTTCTCTTTTGTTAAGGGTAGCCGTTATAACATAATTATAGAGAACATATACGACAATTAGAGAAAATAAGATCAGTAACATCTTTTTTTCCCTTTCATTTAATTTGTTCAAGATCTCTTTCATGGGCTTACCCTCCATCCTTCAATTTGGACACTAAAGAAATATTTATCATTAGAGTAGTTTAAACCTGATAAAGCTGGTCTCCCGCCAAACTCCCAATTATATAAATTATCGAGGAATGTAGAAATAACTGATAGATTTTCCCCTTCAGCTTGAATACTAATAACCATTTCTCTGATGTTAAATGATGTCAACTCAACTCCTACCGGCGTAGCCTCCTCTAAAGTATCTAAAATATAGGTAAAGTTTACAGAACTTTCCTCTAATTGTTCAATGTTTTTTACTAGGTTTTCTATAACTAATAAACTATTTAATTCAGTATCTACTGAAGCTAGTTTCTTTTGTAAAATCTCTATATTCCCTTCTTTTTCCCTTATTAAGGCTTTAGTTTCCCATATATCTATACTTACAGACAACACCCATAGCAAAAGGATAAAGACTAAAAGAACCGGTAAAAACAACTTAAAAAAACTTTGGGGACTAAATGAAGGTTTTGGGCGATATTCAACTGGCAATAAATTTATATTATTCATTTAGTATCCCTCCATTTAGTAAGCCCTTTGGCTATAACCGTCCTTTCTTGGATAACTTCAGGTTTTATATCGGTTAAATCTTTCAATATCTCCTTTAAACCATAAATATTATTGTTACCACCTATTAAATAAACTGAATGAAAATTGACATCATCTTGATTACCAAAGCGATATCTATAATAATCTAAAGAACGTTCTAATTCCCTTTGAAAATCGTAATTAATTCCTTTAAATAACATCGGTTCAATATTATTATTTATCCTTTCTACAGAAGCTTCCTTTGGTGAAATTCCTAAAGAGGCAGCGATTATTCTATCATAGTCTTCTCCGCCAATTTTAATAGTTCTAGTGAAATTGAAGATTCCATTTCGATAAATATGTATTTTAGTTGTCACTTTACCTACATCTATTATTAACTGATATCCAGAATCTTTCCCTTCTAGTAGTTCCCTTCCTAAAGCTATAGAAGGTAAATCTATTGCTACTAATTTTAATCCCGAATCATTTACCCCTTTAACATATGGCAAAATATCACTTCTTTTAAGGGCTATAAATAAAATTTCTGTTTTAGTTGCTCTTTTATCTAACTGAATAAAGTCAAAAATTCCTTCACCTTTAGGAAAGGGCATTATATCTTCCCCTTCTAATTTTAAAAACTCCCTAACCTCTTTTTCTGACATTGCTGGCAAAGTCATTTCTTTAACAAAAACACTAGGTCCGTTATAACTTACTACCGTTGGTCTTCCCTTTAACTTTTTTTCTAAAACAAAACTACTAAGGACTTTAACTAAATTAGAAAGGTTAATTATTTCTCCATTTTCAATGGTATTTTCAGGAGTCTCCAATTCATATACTAAATCTTTATAAGCAATTTTTATTAAACCACTACCGATATCTAAACCAAGGTAATTTTCTCTCAAAAAAAACCCCCCTTTTTTTACATATGTTGCATAATATCAAACATTGGCAACAACATTGCAATAACTATTAACCCTACCATCAAAGCGACAAAAACAATCATTATCGGTTCGATTAAAGAAGCTATTCTCTGGGTTGAATATTTAACATCTTCTTCATAAAAAACTCCTATCTTTTCTAGCATTTCATCTAAATTCCCTGTTTCCTCTCCAACGGATAACATTTGATGGGTTAGTGGATCTATAAACTTACTCCTACTAAACTCTTGGGATAAAGTGCCACCTTCTTGAATACCAACTAAAGCATCAAGGATTTCTTCACCAAAATAAGTGTTTTCTACAGCCTTTGCCACCAATTGCAATGAAGTCACAATACCAGTATTACTCTTGGTTAACACACCTAAGGTTCTACAAAACCTAGCTACAGCAATTTTTTTCAGAAGGTTTCCAAATAAAGGAATTTGAGTTTTCTTATAATCCCACCAAAGCCTCACTTGCTCTTTCTTTAATAAGAAATTAATACCAGTATAAATAGCAAAAACAACTATTAATAATAATATGATATTTTTTGATACAAATTCCGATAAATTGATTAACATCATCGTTATTTTAGGAAGTTTATCTCCAGCTCCTAAATCCTCAAACATTGCCACAAAGTTTGGAACAATAAAAATCAACATTAAAACCATTGCTATTAAAGAAAATCCCGCAATAAACCCTGGATAAGTAAATGCTGATTTAACCTTTTCCTTTAGTTCCCTTTCTCCTTCAAAATAAAGGGCCAGCCGTTTTAACACTTCATCCAATACTCCCCCTGTTTCCCCGGCTTCAACTAAACTTATAAAAATTTGGGGGAAAATATACTGTTTTTTTACACTTTCTGTTAAAGTTGAACCATTTTCTAATTCTTTTACAATATCTATTAAAGCAGTTTTTAAAACTTTATTAGTTGTTTGCTCTGAAATAATATCTAAAGCTTTAGTTATAGTAATACCTGCTTTTACCATTGTCGATAATTGATTACACAATAATGATAAATCC
The Anaerobranca gottschalkii DSM 13577 DNA segment above includes these coding regions:
- the pilM gene encoding pilus assembly protein PilM, with the translated sequence MRENYLGLDIGSGLIKIAYKDLVYELETPENTIENGEIINLSNLVKVLSSFVLEKKLKGRPTVVSYNGPSVFVKEMTLPAMSEKEVREFLKLEGEDIMPFPKGEGIFDFIQLDKRATKTEILFIALKRSDILPYVKGVNDSGLKLVAIDLPSIALGRELLEGKDSGYQLIIDVGKVTTKIHIYRNGIFNFTRTIKIGGEDYDRIIAASLGISPKEASVERINNNIEPMLFKGINYDFQRELERSLDYYRYRFGNQDDVNFHSVYLIGGNNNIYGLKEILKDLTDIKPEVIQERTVIAKGLTKWRDTK
- a CDS encoding type II secretion system F family protein, with protein sequence MQFQYIAKNLAGETVKGQIEAEDQKRALYLLREQKLYVLHLKRARIQRSITFVRKNVSPKDLSLLCNQLSTMVKAGITITKALDIISEQTTNKVLKTALIDIVKELENGSTLTESVKKQYIFPQIFISLVEAGETGGVLDEVLKRLALYFEGERELKEKVKSAFTYPGFIAGFSLIAMVLMLIFIVPNFVAMFEDLGAGDKLPKITMMLINLSEFVSKNIILLLIVVFAIYTGINFLLKKEQVRLWWDYKKTQIPLFGNLLKKIAVARFCRTLGVLTKSNTGIVTSLQLVAKAVENTYFGEEILDALVGIQEGGTLSQEFSRSKFIDPLTHQMLSVGEETGNLDEMLEKIGVFYEEDVKYSTQRIASLIEPIMIVFVALMVGLIVIAMLLPMFDIMQHM